In the genome of Nycticebus coucang isolate mNycCou1 chromosome 12, mNycCou1.pri, whole genome shotgun sequence, one region contains:
- the DNAJC30 gene encoding dnaJ homolog subfamily C member 30, mitochondrial: MDASRGLRWPQSLWWRLWQVWQGPQNPASVLGLGTRTYTRGDTPYSRTALYDLLGVPTTATQAQIKAAYYRQSFLYHPDRNNGSAEAAERFTRISQAYVVLGSATLRRKYDRGLLCDEDLRGPGVRSSKTPTADAGFPRPPPAAPRAHGDGRAAPGANRTMFNFDAFYQAHYGEQLERERRLRARREALRKQREDRAKKGFQWDEIRDMTFIVFLFTIFAVVGFRI; this comes from the coding sequence ATGGACGCTTCGCGCGGTTTGAGGTGGCCGCAGTCGTTATGGTGGAGGTTGTGGCAGGTCTGGCAAGGGCCACAAAATCCGGCATCCGTCCTGGGCCTGGGAACGAGGACTTATACCCGGGGCGACACGCCATACTCGCGCACGGCACTCTATGACCTGCTCGGCGTCCCCACCACAGCCACGCAGGCGCAAATCAAGGCGGCCTACTACCGGCAGAGCTTCCTTTACCACCCCGACCGCAACAACGGGAGCGCCGAGGCTGCCGAGCGCTTCACACGCATCTCCCAGGCCTACGTGGTGCTGGGTAGTGCCACTCTCCGTCGCAAGTATGACCGCGGTCTACTTTGCGACGAGGACCTGCGCGGACCCGGCGTCCGGTCCTCCAAGACGCCCACAGCAGACGCTGGGTTTCCCCGTCCCCCGCCGGCCGCCCCTCGGGCCCATGGCGATGGTCGGGCCGCCCCCGGCGCCAATCGCACCATGTTCAACTTCGACGCCTTCTACCAGGCTCACTATGGGGAACAACTGGAGCGCGAACGGCGCCTGAGGGCCCGGCGGGAGGCCCTTCGCAAGCAGCGGGAGGACCGGGCCAAGAAAGGCTTCCAGTGGGACGAGATCAGAGACATGACTTTCATAGTCTTTCTCTTTACAATTTTCGCCGTCGTTGGCTTTCGTATTTAA
- the BUD23 gene encoding probable 18S rRNA (guanine-N(7))-methyltransferase isoform X1 — MAFGGGRPEHSGPPELFYDKKEAQKYVRNSRIIDVQTKMAGRALELLCLPEGQPCYLLDIGCGSGLSGDYLSDKGHYWVGIDISPAMLDAALDRDTEGDLLLGDMGQGVPFKPGTFDGCISISAVQWLCNANKKSDNPAKRLYCFFSSLYSVLVHGARAVLQLYPENSQQLELITTQATKAGFTGGVVVDYPNSAKAKKFFLCLFTGPSIFLPKGLNENQDEETTKESLFSNERVSYRMVRQGLVRKSRQWVLEKKERRRRQGREVRPDTQYTGRKRKPRF, encoded by the exons ATGGCGTTCGGCGGTGGGAGACCCGAGCACAGCGGACCTCCGGAGCTG TTTTACGACAAGAAGGAAGCCCAGAAATACGTTCGCAA CTCACGGATAATTGATGTCCAGACCAAGATGGCTGGGAGAGCACTGGAACTCCTTTGTCTGCCTGAGGGTCAGCCCTGTTACCTATTGGATATTGG GTGTGGTTCTGGGCTGAGTGGAGATTATCTCTCAGATAAGGGGCACTACTGGGTGGGCATCGATATCAGTCCTGCCATGCTGG ATGCAGCCTTGGATCGAGACACAGAGGGAGACCTGCTTCTAGGGGACATGGGCCAGGGTGTCCCCTTCAAACCGGGTACCTTTGATGGTTGTATCAG CATTTCTGCTGTGCAGTGGCTCTGTAATGCTAACAAGAAATCCGACAACCCTGCCAAGCGCCTGtactgctttttttcttctctgtattcTGTTCTT GTCCATGGAGCCCGAGCTGTCCTGCAGCTGTACCCTGAGAACTCTCAGCAG TTGGAGCTGATTACAACCCAGGCTACGAAGGCAGGCTTCACTGGTGGTGTTGTGGTGGACTACCCAAATAGTGCCAAAGCAAAGAA GTTTTTCCTCTGCCTGTTCACTGGGCCTTCGATCTTTCTGCCAAAG GGGCTGAATGAAAATCAGGATGAAGAGACCACCAAGGAGTCCTTGTTCAGTAATGAGAG GGTCTCATACAGGATGGTGAGGCAGGGATTAGTGAGGAAGAGCCGACAGTGGGTGCTGGAGAAGAAGGAGCGGCGTAGGCGGCAGGGCAG GGAAGTCAGACCTGACACTCAATACACGGGCCGCAAGCGCAAGCCACGGTTCTAA
- the BUD23 gene encoding probable 18S rRNA (guanine-N(7))-methyltransferase isoform X2, with protein MAFGGGRPEHSGPPELFYDKKEAQKYVRNSRIIDVQTKMAGRALELLCLPEGQPCYLLDIGCGSGLSGDYLSDKGHYWVGIDISPAMLDAALDRDTEGDLLLGDMGQGVPFKPGTFDGCISISAVQWLCNANKKSDNPAKRLYCFFSSLYSVLVHGARAVLQLYPENSQQLELITTQATKAGFTGGVVVDYPNSAKAKKFFLCLFTGPSIFLPKGLNENQDEETTKESLFSNERIPLVLTPVSAGNTS; from the exons ATGGCGTTCGGCGGTGGGAGACCCGAGCACAGCGGACCTCCGGAGCTG TTTTACGACAAGAAGGAAGCCCAGAAATACGTTCGCAA CTCACGGATAATTGATGTCCAGACCAAGATGGCTGGGAGAGCACTGGAACTCCTTTGTCTGCCTGAGGGTCAGCCCTGTTACCTATTGGATATTGG GTGTGGTTCTGGGCTGAGTGGAGATTATCTCTCAGATAAGGGGCACTACTGGGTGGGCATCGATATCAGTCCTGCCATGCTGG ATGCAGCCTTGGATCGAGACACAGAGGGAGACCTGCTTCTAGGGGACATGGGCCAGGGTGTCCCCTTCAAACCGGGTACCTTTGATGGTTGTATCAG CATTTCTGCTGTGCAGTGGCTCTGTAATGCTAACAAGAAATCCGACAACCCTGCCAAGCGCCTGtactgctttttttcttctctgtattcTGTTCTT GTCCATGGAGCCCGAGCTGTCCTGCAGCTGTACCCTGAGAACTCTCAGCAG TTGGAGCTGATTACAACCCAGGCTACGAAGGCAGGCTTCACTGGTGGTGTTGTGGTGGACTACCCAAATAGTGCCAAAGCAAAGAA GTTTTTCCTCTGCCTGTTCACTGGGCCTTCGATCTTTCTGCCAAAG GGGCTGAATGAAAATCAGGATGAAGAGACCACCAAGGAGTCCTTGTTCAGTAATGAGAG GATTCCTCTTGTCCTCACACCAGTGTCTGCAGGCAACACATCCTAA
- the BUD23 gene encoding probable 18S rRNA (guanine-N(7))-methyltransferase isoform X3, with product MAGRALELLCLPEGQPCYLLDIGCGSGLSGDYLSDKGHYWVGIDISPAMLDAALDRDTEGDLLLGDMGQGVPFKPGTFDGCISISAVQWLCNANKKSDNPAKRLYCFFSSLYSVLVHGARAVLQLYPENSQQLELITTQATKAGFTGGVVVDYPNSAKAKKFFLCLFTGPSIFLPKGLNENQDEETTKESLFSNERVSYRMVRQGLVRKSRQWVLEKKERRRRQGREVRPDTQYTGRKRKPRF from the exons ATGGCTGGGAGAGCACTGGAACTCCTTTGTCTGCCTGAGGGTCAGCCCTGTTACCTATTGGATATTGG GTGTGGTTCTGGGCTGAGTGGAGATTATCTCTCAGATAAGGGGCACTACTGGGTGGGCATCGATATCAGTCCTGCCATGCTGG ATGCAGCCTTGGATCGAGACACAGAGGGAGACCTGCTTCTAGGGGACATGGGCCAGGGTGTCCCCTTCAAACCGGGTACCTTTGATGGTTGTATCAG CATTTCTGCTGTGCAGTGGCTCTGTAATGCTAACAAGAAATCCGACAACCCTGCCAAGCGCCTGtactgctttttttcttctctgtattcTGTTCTT GTCCATGGAGCCCGAGCTGTCCTGCAGCTGTACCCTGAGAACTCTCAGCAG TTGGAGCTGATTACAACCCAGGCTACGAAGGCAGGCTTCACTGGTGGTGTTGTGGTGGACTACCCAAATAGTGCCAAAGCAAAGAA GTTTTTCCTCTGCCTGTTCACTGGGCCTTCGATCTTTCTGCCAAAG GGGCTGAATGAAAATCAGGATGAAGAGACCACCAAGGAGTCCTTGTTCAGTAATGAGAG GGTCTCATACAGGATGGTGAGGCAGGGATTAGTGAGGAAGAGCCGACAGTGGGTGCTGGAGAAGAAGGAGCGGCGTAGGCGGCAGGGCAG GGAAGTCAGACCTGACACTCAATACACGGGCCGCAAGCGCAAGCCACGGTTCTAA
- the STX1A gene encoding syntaxin-1A isoform X6, protein MKDRTQELRTAKDSDDDDDVTVTVDRDHFMDEFFEQVEEIRGFIDKIAENVEEVKRKHSAILASPNPDEKTKEELEELMSDIKKTANKVRSKLKSIEQSIEQEEGLNRSSADLRIRKTQHSTLSRKFVEVMSEYNATQSDYRERCKGRIQRQLEITGRTTTSEELEDMLESGNPAIFASGIIMDSSISKQALSEIETRHSEIIKLENSIRELHDMFMDMAMLVESQGEMIDRIEYNVEHAVDYVERAVSDTKKAVKYQSKARRKKIMIIICCVILGIIIASTFGGIFG, encoded by the exons ATGAAGGACCGAACCCAGGAGCTCCGGACG GCTAAGGACagcgatgatgatgatgatgtcacTGTCACCGTGGACCGAGACCACTTCATGGATGAGTTTTTTGAGCAG GTGGAGGAGATTCGGGGCTTCATTGACAAGATTGCAGAGAATGTGGAAGAGGTGAAGCGGAAGCACAGCGCCATCCTAGCCTCCCCCAACCCCGATGAGA AGACGAAGGAGGAGCTGGAAGAACTCATGTCCGACATAAAGAAGACAGCAAACAAAGTGCGTTCAAAGTTAAAGA GCATCGAGCAGAGCATTGAGCAGGAGGAAGGCCTGAATCGCTCCTCAGCCGACTTGAGGATCCGGAAAACACAG CACTCCACGCTGTCCCGTAAGTTTGTGGAGGTCATGTCAGAGTACAATGCAACGCAGTCTGATTACCGCGAACGCTGCAAGGGCCGCATTCAGAGGCAGCTGGAGATCA CTGGCCGGACCACAACAAGTGAGGAGCTGGAGGACATGCTGGAGAGTGGGAATCCTGCCATTTTTGCCTCTGGG ATCATTATGGACTCCAGCATCTCGAAGCAGGCTCTGAGCGAGATTGAGACAAGGCACAGTGAGATCATCAAGCTGGAGAACAGCATCCGTGAGCTGCATGATATGTTCATGGACATGGCGATGCTTGTTGAGAGCCAG GGGGAGATGATTGACAGGATTGAGTACAACGTGGAGCACGCTGTGGACTACGTAGAGAGGGCTGTGTCTGACACAAAGAAGGCTGTCAAGTACCAGAGCAAGGCCCGCAGG aagaaaatcATGATCATCATCTGCTGTGTGATCCTGGGTATCATCATCGCCTCTACCTTTGGTGGCATCTTCGGATAG
- the STX1A gene encoding syntaxin-1A isoform X2, with amino-acid sequence MARAIGLHAMSLHMPDVVQFGAPGPMGPVVLPQMNSYLHHPMQAKDSDDDDDVTVTVDRDHFMDEFFEQVEEIRGFIDKIAENVEEVKRKHSAILASPNPDEKTKEELEELMSDIKKTANKVRSKLKSIEQSIEQEEGLNRSSADLRIRKTQHSTLSRKFVEVMSEYNATQSDYRERCKGRIQRQLEITGRTTTSEELEDMLESGNPAIFASGIIMDSSISKQALSEIETRHSEIIKLENSIRELHDMFMDMAMLVESQGEMIDRIEYNVEHAVDYVERAVSDTKKAVKYQSKARRKKIMIIICCVILGIIIASTFGGIFG; translated from the exons atggccCGGGCCATAGGGCTGCATGCCATGTCCCTGCATATGCCTGATGTTGTGCAGTTTGGGGCTCCAGGTCCAATGGGCCCAGTGGTTCTGCCACAGATGAATTCATATTTGCACCACCCTATGCAGGCTAAGGACagcgatgatgatgatgatgtcacTGTCACCGTGGACCGAGACCACTTCATGGATGAGTTTTTTGAGCAG GTGGAGGAGATTCGGGGCTTCATTGACAAGATTGCAGAGAATGTGGAAGAGGTGAAGCGGAAGCACAGCGCCATCCTAGCCTCCCCCAACCCCGATGAGA AGACGAAGGAGGAGCTGGAAGAACTCATGTCCGACATAAAGAAGACAGCAAACAAAGTGCGTTCAAAGTTAAAGA GCATCGAGCAGAGCATTGAGCAGGAGGAAGGCCTGAATCGCTCCTCAGCCGACTTGAGGATCCGGAAAACACAG CACTCCACGCTGTCCCGTAAGTTTGTGGAGGTCATGTCAGAGTACAATGCAACGCAGTCTGATTACCGCGAACGCTGCAAGGGCCGCATTCAGAGGCAGCTGGAGATCA CTGGCCGGACCACAACAAGTGAGGAGCTGGAGGACATGCTGGAGAGTGGGAATCCTGCCATTTTTGCCTCTGGG ATCATTATGGACTCCAGCATCTCGAAGCAGGCTCTGAGCGAGATTGAGACAAGGCACAGTGAGATCATCAAGCTGGAGAACAGCATCCGTGAGCTGCATGATATGTTCATGGACATGGCGATGCTTGTTGAGAGCCAG GGGGAGATGATTGACAGGATTGAGTACAACGTGGAGCACGCTGTGGACTACGTAGAGAGGGCTGTGTCTGACACAAAGAAGGCTGTCAAGTACCAGAGCAAGGCCCGCAGG aagaaaatcATGATCATCATCTGCTGTGTGATCCTGGGTATCATCATCGCCTCTACCTTTGGTGGCATCTTCGGATAG
- the STX1A gene encoding syntaxin-1A isoform X4 gives MLFRWRDGSLTSLPPCRAKDSDDDDDVTVTVDRDHFMDEFFEQVEEIRGFIDKIAENVEEVKRKHSAILASPNPDEKTKEELEELMSDIKKTANKVRSKLKSIEQSIEQEEGLNRSSADLRIRKTQHSTLSRKFVEVMSEYNATQSDYRERCKGRIQRQLEITGRTTTSEELEDMLESGNPAIFASGIIMDSSISKQALSEIETRHSEIIKLENSIRELHDMFMDMAMLVESQGEMIDRIEYNVEHAVDYVERAVSDTKKAVKYQSKARRVSSPDLPSHNLPLLLPFVPPLPPPFPP, from the exons ATGCTGTTTCGGTGGCGGGACGGAAGCCTCACCTCTCTCCCGCCTTGCAGA GCTAAGGACagcgatgatgatgatgatgtcacTGTCACCGTGGACCGAGACCACTTCATGGATGAGTTTTTTGAGCAG GTGGAGGAGATTCGGGGCTTCATTGACAAGATTGCAGAGAATGTGGAAGAGGTGAAGCGGAAGCACAGCGCCATCCTAGCCTCCCCCAACCCCGATGAGA AGACGAAGGAGGAGCTGGAAGAACTCATGTCCGACATAAAGAAGACAGCAAACAAAGTGCGTTCAAAGTTAAAGA GCATCGAGCAGAGCATTGAGCAGGAGGAAGGCCTGAATCGCTCCTCAGCCGACTTGAGGATCCGGAAAACACAG CACTCCACGCTGTCCCGTAAGTTTGTGGAGGTCATGTCAGAGTACAATGCAACGCAGTCTGATTACCGCGAACGCTGCAAGGGCCGCATTCAGAGGCAGCTGGAGATCA CTGGCCGGACCACAACAAGTGAGGAGCTGGAGGACATGCTGGAGAGTGGGAATCCTGCCATTTTTGCCTCTGGG ATCATTATGGACTCCAGCATCTCGAAGCAGGCTCTGAGCGAGATTGAGACAAGGCACAGTGAGATCATCAAGCTGGAGAACAGCATCCGTGAGCTGCATGATATGTTCATGGACATGGCGATGCTTGTTGAGAGCCAG GGGGAGATGATTGACAGGATTGAGTACAACGTGGAGCACGCTGTGGACTACGTAGAGAGGGCTGTGTCTGACACAAAGAAGGCTGTCAAGTACCAGAGCAAGGCCCGCAGGGTCAGTAGCCCAGATCTGCCATCCCACAACCTGCCCCTTCTTCTTCCCtttgtccctcccctccctcctcccttccccccataG
- the STX1A gene encoding syntaxin-1A isoform X3 encodes MARAIGLHAMSLHMPDVVQFGAPGPMGPVVLPQMNSYLHHPMQAKDSDDDDDVTVTVDRDHFMDEFFEQVEEIRGFIDKIAENVEEVKRKHSAILASPNPDESIEQSIEQEEGLNRSSADLRIRKTQHSTLSRKFVEVMSEYNATQSDYRERCKGRIQRQLEITGRTTTSEELEDMLESGNPAIFASGIIMDSSISKQALSEIETRHSEIIKLENSIRELHDMFMDMAMLVESQGEMIDRIEYNVEHAVDYVERAVSDTKKAVKYQSKARRVSSPDLPSHNLPLLLPFVPPLPPPFPP; translated from the exons atggccCGGGCCATAGGGCTGCATGCCATGTCCCTGCATATGCCTGATGTTGTGCAGTTTGGGGCTCCAGGTCCAATGGGCCCAGTGGTTCTGCCACAGATGAATTCATATTTGCACCACCCTATGCAGGCTAAGGACagcgatgatgatgatgatgtcacTGTCACCGTGGACCGAGACCACTTCATGGATGAGTTTTTTGAGCAG GTGGAGGAGATTCGGGGCTTCATTGACAAGATTGCAGAGAATGTGGAAGAGGTGAAGCGGAAGCACAGCGCCATCCTAGCCTCCCCCAACCCCGATGAGA GCATCGAGCAGAGCATTGAGCAGGAGGAAGGCCTGAATCGCTCCTCAGCCGACTTGAGGATCCGGAAAACACAG CACTCCACGCTGTCCCGTAAGTTTGTGGAGGTCATGTCAGAGTACAATGCAACGCAGTCTGATTACCGCGAACGCTGCAAGGGCCGCATTCAGAGGCAGCTGGAGATCA CTGGCCGGACCACAACAAGTGAGGAGCTGGAGGACATGCTGGAGAGTGGGAATCCTGCCATTTTTGCCTCTGGG ATCATTATGGACTCCAGCATCTCGAAGCAGGCTCTGAGCGAGATTGAGACAAGGCACAGTGAGATCATCAAGCTGGAGAACAGCATCCGTGAGCTGCATGATATGTTCATGGACATGGCGATGCTTGTTGAGAGCCAG GGGGAGATGATTGACAGGATTGAGTACAACGTGGAGCACGCTGTGGACTACGTAGAGAGGGCTGTGTCTGACACAAAGAAGGCTGTCAAGTACCAGAGCAAGGCCCGCAGGGTCAGTAGCCCAGATCTGCCATCCCACAACCTGCCCCTTCTTCTTCCCtttgtccctcccctccctcctcccttccccccataG
- the STX1A gene encoding syntaxin-1A isoform X1, whose product MARAIGLHAMSLHMPDVVQFGAPGPMGPVVLPQMNSYLHHPMQAKDSDDDDDVTVTVDRDHFMDEFFEQVEEIRGFIDKIAENVEEVKRKHSAILASPNPDEKTKEELEELMSDIKKTANKVRSKLKSIEQSIEQEEGLNRSSADLRIRKTQHSTLSRKFVEVMSEYNATQSDYRERCKGRIQRQLEITGRTTTSEELEDMLESGNPAIFASGIIMDSSISKQALSEIETRHSEIIKLENSIRELHDMFMDMAMLVESQGEMIDRIEYNVEHAVDYVERAVSDTKKAVKYQSKARRVSSPDLPSHNLPLLLPFVPPLPPPFPP is encoded by the exons atggccCGGGCCATAGGGCTGCATGCCATGTCCCTGCATATGCCTGATGTTGTGCAGTTTGGGGCTCCAGGTCCAATGGGCCCAGTGGTTCTGCCACAGATGAATTCATATTTGCACCACCCTATGCAGGCTAAGGACagcgatgatgatgatgatgtcacTGTCACCGTGGACCGAGACCACTTCATGGATGAGTTTTTTGAGCAG GTGGAGGAGATTCGGGGCTTCATTGACAAGATTGCAGAGAATGTGGAAGAGGTGAAGCGGAAGCACAGCGCCATCCTAGCCTCCCCCAACCCCGATGAGA AGACGAAGGAGGAGCTGGAAGAACTCATGTCCGACATAAAGAAGACAGCAAACAAAGTGCGTTCAAAGTTAAAGA GCATCGAGCAGAGCATTGAGCAGGAGGAAGGCCTGAATCGCTCCTCAGCCGACTTGAGGATCCGGAAAACACAG CACTCCACGCTGTCCCGTAAGTTTGTGGAGGTCATGTCAGAGTACAATGCAACGCAGTCTGATTACCGCGAACGCTGCAAGGGCCGCATTCAGAGGCAGCTGGAGATCA CTGGCCGGACCACAACAAGTGAGGAGCTGGAGGACATGCTGGAGAGTGGGAATCCTGCCATTTTTGCCTCTGGG ATCATTATGGACTCCAGCATCTCGAAGCAGGCTCTGAGCGAGATTGAGACAAGGCACAGTGAGATCATCAAGCTGGAGAACAGCATCCGTGAGCTGCATGATATGTTCATGGACATGGCGATGCTTGTTGAGAGCCAG GGGGAGATGATTGACAGGATTGAGTACAACGTGGAGCACGCTGTGGACTACGTAGAGAGGGCTGTGTCTGACACAAAGAAGGCTGTCAAGTACCAGAGCAAGGCCCGCAGGGTCAGTAGCCCAGATCTGCCATCCCACAACCTGCCCCTTCTTCTTCCCtttgtccctcccctccctcctcccttccccccataG
- the STX1A gene encoding syntaxin-1A isoform X5 — translation MKDRTQELRTAKDSDDDDDVTVTVDRDHFMDEFFEQVEEIRGFIDKIAENVEEVKRKHSAILASPNPDEKTKEELEELMSDIKKTANKVRSKLKSIEQSIEQEEGLNRSSADLRIRKTQHSTLSRKFVEVMSEYNATQSDYRERCKGRIQRQLEITGRTTTSEELEDMLESGNPAIFASGIIMDSSISKQALSEIETRHSEIIKLENSIRELHDMFMDMAMLVESQGEMIDRIEYNVEHAVDYVERAVSDTKKAVKYQSKARRVSSPDLPSHNLPLLLPFVPPLPPPFPP, via the exons ATGAAGGACCGAACCCAGGAGCTCCGGACG GCTAAGGACagcgatgatgatgatgatgtcacTGTCACCGTGGACCGAGACCACTTCATGGATGAGTTTTTTGAGCAG GTGGAGGAGATTCGGGGCTTCATTGACAAGATTGCAGAGAATGTGGAAGAGGTGAAGCGGAAGCACAGCGCCATCCTAGCCTCCCCCAACCCCGATGAGA AGACGAAGGAGGAGCTGGAAGAACTCATGTCCGACATAAAGAAGACAGCAAACAAAGTGCGTTCAAAGTTAAAGA GCATCGAGCAGAGCATTGAGCAGGAGGAAGGCCTGAATCGCTCCTCAGCCGACTTGAGGATCCGGAAAACACAG CACTCCACGCTGTCCCGTAAGTTTGTGGAGGTCATGTCAGAGTACAATGCAACGCAGTCTGATTACCGCGAACGCTGCAAGGGCCGCATTCAGAGGCAGCTGGAGATCA CTGGCCGGACCACAACAAGTGAGGAGCTGGAGGACATGCTGGAGAGTGGGAATCCTGCCATTTTTGCCTCTGGG ATCATTATGGACTCCAGCATCTCGAAGCAGGCTCTGAGCGAGATTGAGACAAGGCACAGTGAGATCATCAAGCTGGAGAACAGCATCCGTGAGCTGCATGATATGTTCATGGACATGGCGATGCTTGTTGAGAGCCAG GGGGAGATGATTGACAGGATTGAGTACAACGTGGAGCACGCTGTGGACTACGTAGAGAGGGCTGTGTCTGACACAAAGAAGGCTGTCAAGTACCAGAGCAAGGCCCGCAGGGTCAGTAGCCCAGATCTGCCATCCCACAACCTGCCCCTTCTTCTTCCCtttgtccctcccctccctcctcccttccccccataG
- the STX1A gene encoding syntaxin-1A isoform X7: MDEFFEQVEEIRGFIDKIAENVEEVKRKHSAILASPNPDEKTKEELEELMSDIKKTANKVRSKLKSIEQSIEQEEGLNRSSADLRIRKTQHSTLSRKFVEVMSEYNATQSDYRERCKGRIQRQLEITGRTTTSEELEDMLESGNPAIFASGIIMDSSISKQALSEIETRHSEIIKLENSIRELHDMFMDMAMLVESQGEMIDRIEYNVEHAVDYVERAVSDTKKAVKYQSKARRVSSPDLPSHNLPLLLPFVPPLPPPFPP; encoded by the exons ATGGATGAGTTTTTTGAGCAG GTGGAGGAGATTCGGGGCTTCATTGACAAGATTGCAGAGAATGTGGAAGAGGTGAAGCGGAAGCACAGCGCCATCCTAGCCTCCCCCAACCCCGATGAGA AGACGAAGGAGGAGCTGGAAGAACTCATGTCCGACATAAAGAAGACAGCAAACAAAGTGCGTTCAAAGTTAAAGA GCATCGAGCAGAGCATTGAGCAGGAGGAAGGCCTGAATCGCTCCTCAGCCGACTTGAGGATCCGGAAAACACAG CACTCCACGCTGTCCCGTAAGTTTGTGGAGGTCATGTCAGAGTACAATGCAACGCAGTCTGATTACCGCGAACGCTGCAAGGGCCGCATTCAGAGGCAGCTGGAGATCA CTGGCCGGACCACAACAAGTGAGGAGCTGGAGGACATGCTGGAGAGTGGGAATCCTGCCATTTTTGCCTCTGGG ATCATTATGGACTCCAGCATCTCGAAGCAGGCTCTGAGCGAGATTGAGACAAGGCACAGTGAGATCATCAAGCTGGAGAACAGCATCCGTGAGCTGCATGATATGTTCATGGACATGGCGATGCTTGTTGAGAGCCAG GGGGAGATGATTGACAGGATTGAGTACAACGTGGAGCACGCTGTGGACTACGTAGAGAGGGCTGTGTCTGACACAAAGAAGGCTGTCAAGTACCAGAGCAAGGCCCGCAGGGTCAGTAGCCCAGATCTGCCATCCCACAACCTGCCCCTTCTTCTTCCCtttgtccctcccctccctcctcccttccccccataG